A genomic window from Solanum dulcamara chromosome 11, daSolDulc1.2, whole genome shotgun sequence includes:
- the LOC129874391 gene encoding chaperonin 60 subunit alpha 2, chloroplastic-like: MSLSIFSPLYSSLKLSFQEEKGKGNSWGLRQSLGKKKVMVLRAGPKRIAFDRECRKALLSGINKLADAVSVTLGPRGRNVVLSESGGLKIINDGVTIAQAIELPDTIENAGATLIQEVATKTNRLAGDGTTTAIVLAREMIKAGLLAVDFGANPVSMKKGMEQTVRELVKTLKKKSHPVRGNDDIKAIASISAGNDEFIGCLIAEAIKKIGPDGVICVESSSSAETSIMVEEGMKIDKGYMSPHFINNPNKSIVEFENAKVLVTDQKISSVKEIVPLLEKATQLSVPLLIFAEDISKQVLETLVINKMKGMLNVAVVQCPGFRDGKKAVLQDIAMLTGADFLSGDLGLNLEGATSDQLGIARKITITSNSTTIVAHPSTKAEIQARIMQIKKDLAETDNKYFSEKLSQRIAKLSGGVAILKVGAHTETELEDRKLRIEDAKSATFAAMDEGIVPGGGATFIHLSEQVPLIKESFQDPDEQIGADIIGMALLAPAKLIAANAGVDGDTVVEKVRGSDWKMGYNAMTGRYEDLLASGIIDPCRVSRCALQNAVSVAGIVLTTQAIMVEKTKEPKPLVPHIPGISP; encoded by the exons ATGTCCCTCTCAATCTTTTCACCTTTATACTCTTCTTTAAAGCTCTCCTTCCAG gaagaaaaaggaaaggGTAATTCTTGGGGATTGAGGCAAAGTTTAGGGAAGAAGAAAGTGATGGTGTTGAGAGCTGGCCCAAAAAGAATAGCTTTTGATAGAGAATGCAGAAAAGCTTTACTTTCTGGTATCAATAAGCTGGCTGATGCTGTTTCTGTCACTTTAGGACCTAGAG GGCGCAACGTAGTTCTCTCTGAATCCGGGGggctaaaaataattaatgatgGTGTTACCATAGCTCAAGCCATAGAACTtccagatacaattgaaaatgCTGGAGCGACACTTATCCAGGAG GTTGCAACTAAGACCAACAGGTTAGCTGGTGACGGTACAACTACTGCAATTGTTTTGGCTCGTGAGATGATCAAAGCTGGGTTGTTAGCTGTTGATTTTGGGGCTAACCCTGTATCTATGAAGAAAGGTATGGAGCAGACAGTAAGAGAGCTGGTCAAAACTTTGAAGAAGAAAAGCCATCCTGTTAGAGGAAATGATGATATAAAAG CCATAGCTTCAATATCAGCTGGAAATGATGAGTTCATTGGCTGTTTGATTGCTGAGGCAATTAAGAAGATTGGTCCTGATGGAGTGATATGTGTTGAGTCTTCCTCATCAGCTGAAACCTCAATCATGGTTGAAGAAGGAATGAAG ATTGACAAGGGGTACATGTCACCCCATTTCATCAACAATCCCAACAAATCTATAGTAGAGTTTGAAAATGCCAAAGTTCTGGTAACCGATCAAAAGATATCTAGTGTTAAAGAAATTGTTCCTTTGCTAGAGAAGGCCACTCAGCTGAGTGTGCCACTGCTGATTTTTGCTGAGGACATTTCAAAGCAAGTGCTAGAAACACTAGTCATTAACAAGATGAAAGGAATGCTCAATGTTGCTGTTGTGCAATGTCCAGGATTTCGAGATGGAAAGAAAGCTGTATTACAAGACATTGCCATGTTGACAG GTGCTGATTTTCTTTCTGGAGACTTAGGCCTGAATCTTGAAGGTGCAACCTCCGATCAGCTTGGTATTGCTcgaaaaataacaataacaagcAACTCTACAACCATCGTGGCTCATCCCTCGACAAAAGCTGAAATACAAGCCAGAATAATGCAGATAAAGAAGGATCTTGCAGAAACAGATAATAAATATTTCTCAGAGAAGCTTTCACAAAGAATAGCAAAACTCTCTGGTGGTGTGGCCATATTGAAG GTAGGAGCACATACTGAAACAGAACTGGAAGACCGAAAGCTGAGAATTGAGGATGCAAAAAGTGCCACATTTGCTGCCATGGATGAAGGAATAGTGCCTGGTGGTGGTGCCACTTTTATTCATCTTTCTGAACAAGTACCCTTGATAAAAGAATCTTTTCAGGATCCAGATGAGCAGATCGGTGCTGACATAATAGGAATG GCACTTCTTGCACCAGCAAAGCTAATAGCTGCAAATGCAGGAGTGGATGGAGATACAGTTGTGGAAAAAGTTAGAGGTTCTGACTGGAAAATGGGATATAATGCCATGACTGGAAGATATGAAGACCTTCTTGCTTCTGGCATTATTGATCCTTGCCGTGTCTCAAGATGTGCCCTTCAGAATGCTGTCTCTGTTGCTGGTATAGTCCTAACTACTCAAGCAATAATGGTAGAGAAAACCAAGGAGCCCAAGCCGCTTGTTCCTCACATTCCTGGTATAAGTCCTTAA
- the LOC129874742 gene encoding glycine cleavage system H protein 2, mitochondrial yields the protein MATKLWASRAASYLRISTFHRAFATVPKNLKYAESHEWVKVDGNSATIGITDHAQDHLGDVVYVEFPEVGASVEQFGSFGAVESVKATSDINSPVSGKVVEFNEKLNGEPGLINANCYEDGWIIKVEMNNPDEVKSLMDPDQYTKFCDEEDAKH from the exons ATGGCGACAAAGTTGTGGGCTTCAAGGGCTGCTTCATATCTCAGGATCTCAACATTTCACAGAGCTTTTGCCACTG tGCCCAAGAATTTGAAGTATGCAGAATCTCATGAATGGGTTAAAGTTGACGGTAATTCTGCAACAATTGGCATCACTGATCATGCTCAGGATCATTTAGGTGATGTTGTCTATGTTGAATTTCCTGAAGTTGGGGCTTCTGTGGaacaatttggcagttttggtgCTGTTGAAAGTGTCAAGGCCACCAGCGATATCAATTCTCCTGTTTCAGGGAAGGTGGTGGAATTTAATGAGAAACTCAACGGGGAACCTGGTTTG ATCAATGCCAACTGCTATGAAGATGGATGGATTATAAAAGTTGAGATGAACAATCCCGACGAGGTCAAATCATTGATGGACCCTGACCAGTATACCAAGTTTTGTGACGAGGAAGACGCGAAGCACTGA